In Urechidicola croceus, a single window of DNA contains:
- a CDS encoding oligosaccharide flippase family protein, which produces MSTLKRFFKDTIIYGIAAVLPRVINFLLVRVHTDALPANNYSENTYFYIWAALFSVLLTFGMETTFFRFYNKEEKKDTLISTAFITMLFTVLVFLILLTVFFDSFLNLFDFENNPLRLKLFIGIMALDTIAMIPFAYLRASNRPIKYAIIKLVNVGVIVAINLLFLKYIPAFIKNGTTFPDILNAIYQKTEKVNFIFIANVLGSAISFILLIPYLLKFKIQFDSGLLKKMLKYSWPIAVAGIAYVINENLDKYLIKNMIGDSEMGIYSACYKLAIFMNLYIMAFKLGAEPFFFNHADKKNAKETYAKIMNYFVIVGALVLVGIVAYIDLFKHFINENYWSALAIVPIVLLANLFLGIYHNLAIWYKLTDKTRYGMYFSIFGAIITIILNLLMIPKFGIMASAIATLAAYASMTLTSYFIGKKYYPVNYNLQKMVVYLIASVIICAISFIYFRENYWVSTLLVLIFAGIIFWNEKKEILSIVKRN; this is translated from the coding sequence TTGAGCACATTAAAACGATTTTTTAAAGACACAATTATTTATGGTATTGCTGCGGTTTTACCAAGAGTAATCAACTTTTTGTTGGTAAGAGTTCATACTGATGCTTTGCCTGCCAATAATTATTCTGAAAACACGTATTTCTATATTTGGGCTGCTTTGTTTTCGGTCTTATTGACATTTGGAATGGAAACCACTTTTTTTAGATTTTATAATAAGGAAGAAAAAAAAGATACATTAATTTCAACTGCATTTATTACAATGCTTTTTACGGTTTTAGTTTTCTTGATTCTATTAACGGTATTTTTTGATTCATTTTTAAATTTATTTGATTTTGAAAACAATCCTTTAAGATTAAAATTGTTTATCGGCATAATGGCTTTGGATACCATTGCAATGATTCCTTTTGCTTATTTAAGAGCGTCTAACAGACCTATTAAATATGCTATTATAAAACTTGTCAATGTTGGTGTTATAGTAGCAATAAACCTATTGTTTCTAAAATATATTCCTGCTTTTATCAAAAACGGAACAACTTTCCCAGATATTTTAAACGCTATTTATCAAAAAACAGAAAAAGTCAATTTTATATTTATTGCTAATGTTTTAGGTAGTGCTATTTCTTTTATTCTATTGATTCCGTATTTACTGAAGTTCAAAATTCAATTTGATAGTGGTTTATTGAAAAAAATGTTGAAATATAGTTGGCCCATTGCTGTTGCTGGAATTGCATATGTTATCAATGAAAACTTAGATAAATACCTCATCAAAAATATGATTGGTGATTCTGAAATGGGAATTTATAGCGCATGTTATAAATTGGCAATTTTCATGAATTTATACATCATGGCTTTCAAATTAGGTGCTGAACCATTCTTTTTTAACCATGCTGATAAAAAAAATGCTAAAGAAACCTATGCTAAAATTATGAACTATTTTGTAATTGTTGGCGCTTTGGTTTTGGTAGGAATTGTAGCGTATATCGATTTATTCAAACACTTTATAAATGAAAATTATTGGAGTGCTTTAGCAATAGTTCCAATTGTTTTATTGGCTAATTTATTTTTAGGTATTTATCACAACTTAGCGATTTGGTATAAATTAACTGATAAAACAAGATATGGTATGTATTTCTCTATTTTTGGAGCAATTATTACAATTATTTTAAATCTTTTGATGATTCCTAAATTTGGAATTATGGCATCTGCAATTGCAACTTTAGCGGCTTATGCAAGTATGACACTTACCTCCTATTTTATTGGAAAAAAATACTATCCTGTAAATTATAACCTCCAAAAAATGGTGGTTTATCTAATTGCTTCAGTAATTATTTGCGCTATCTCTTTCATCTATTTTAGAGAAAATTATTGGGTTTCTACACTACTAGTTTTAATATTTGCTGGAATTATTTTTTGGAATGAGAAGAAAGAAATACTATCAATTGTTAAAAGAAATTAA
- a CDS encoding alpha/beta hydrolase, translating to MKSKLLLIVVFALGFISFSQEKKSTSSKNVSIIKKEFLIPELNNISHKIWVYLPPNYHKTSKKYPVIYMHDAQNLFDNATSFIGEWQVDETLNSIYEKSDKGFIIVGIENGGSERINEYTPWKHEKYGGGKGAIYIDFIVKTLKPYIDSEYRTKPQRKHTGLIGSSLGGLISYYGGLKYPTVFGKIGALSSSFWFSDEVINFTKEYGNQKKLKLYLLVGGQEGENVEEDTKKMEKLLLNTGFKPKNLKTKVNPKGQHNEAFWKSEFSEVINWLYKIK from the coding sequence ATGAAAAGTAAACTTCTTTTAATAGTTGTTTTCGCGTTAGGATTTATTTCTTTTTCACAAGAAAAAAAATCAACTTCTTCAAAAAATGTATCAATAATTAAAAAGGAATTTCTAATACCAGAACTCAACAATATCAGCCATAAAATTTGGGTTTATCTTCCTCCTAATTATCATAAAACTTCAAAAAAATATCCTGTAATTTATATGCATGATGCTCAAAATTTATTTGACAATGCAACTTCTTTTATTGGTGAATGGCAAGTAGATGAAACTTTAAATTCTATTTATGAAAAAAGTGATAAAGGGTTTATAATTGTTGGTATTGAAAATGGCGGAAGTGAACGAATCAATGAATATACTCCCTGGAAACACGAAAAGTATGGTGGTGGAAAAGGAGCCATTTATATTGATTTTATAGTTAAAACACTAAAACCTTATATAGATTCAGAATACAGAACAAAACCACAACGTAAGCATACGGGTCTTATTGGAAGTTCTCTTGGTGGACTAATTTCTTATTATGGCGGACTGAAATATCCAACTGTTTTTGGAAAAATTGGTGCACTATCATCATCTTTTTGGTTTTCAGATGAAGTTATTAATTTTACCAAAGAATATGGAAATCAAAAAAAATTAAAACTTTATTTGTTAGTTGGTGGACAAGAAGGTGAAAACGTAGAAGAGGACACTAAAAAAATGGAAAAATTATTATTAAACACGGGTTTTAAACCTAAAAATTTAAAAACTAAAGTAAATCCAAAAGGTCAACATAATGAGGCTTTTTGGAAAAGTGAATTTTCAGAGGTTATAAACTGGTTATATAAAATTAAATAA
- the dut gene encoding dUTP diphosphatase — MKIQIINKSKHAIPSYETIASAGMDLRANIDESITLKPLERIIVKTGLFIALPIGTEAQVRPRSGLAAKKGITVLNSPGTVDADYRGEIGVILVNISNEDFVINDGERIAQLVIAKHERAEWEEVTVLDETERGTGGFGSTGV, encoded by the coding sequence ATGAAAATACAAATCATAAACAAATCGAAACACGCTATTCCAAGTTATGAAACGATTGCTTCTGCAGGAATGGATTTGAGAGCAAATATTGATGAATCAATAACATTAAAACCATTAGAAAGAATAATTGTAAAAACTGGACTGTTTATAGCATTACCTATTGGTACAGAAGCGCAAGTAAGACCAAGAAGTGGATTGGCTGCAAAAAAAGGAATTACTGTTTTAAATTCTCCTGGAACTGTTGATGCTGATTATCGTGGTGAAATTGGAGTGATTTTAGTGAATATTTCTAACGAAGATTTTGTGATTAATGATGGTGAGCGCATTGCTCAATTAGTCATTGCAAAACATGAACGCGCAGAATGGGAAGAAGTAACTGTTTTAGATGAAACTGAACGTGGTACTGGTGGATTTGGAAGTACGGGAGTTTAA
- a CDS encoding ABC transporter ATP-binding protein: MLKVQNISFTYDKIEVIKNISFSTDKGKYLAIVGESGCGKSTLLEIIYGLLHVEKGTVSWNDEKLLGPNFYLIPGEDFMKYLPQDFDLMPYITVEENIGKNISFLDENRLDKIKKLLDVVDMSEFLKTKVVNLSQGQKQRVAIAKVIAKEPEVLLLDEPFSNIDNFRKNKLRRNLFNYLKSKNITLLVATHDATDALSFADEILVMKDGKIIEKNTPEKLYQNPSNVYVGSLFNEINEIPSEDLKFQNPSKKTVLLYPNQLKIVGKSEIKATVIQSYFKGNCYLIEAKLVDTIIYFEHHNSIVKGLEIYLNIEK, translated from the coding sequence ATGCTTAAAGTCCAAAACATTTCTTTTACTTATGATAAAATTGAGGTTATTAAAAACATTAGTTTTTCTACTGATAAAGGTAAATATTTAGCAATTGTAGGTGAAAGTGGGTGTGGAAAAAGTACACTTTTAGAAATTATTTACGGCTTATTACATGTTGAAAAAGGCACAGTTTCTTGGAATGATGAAAAACTATTAGGGCCTAATTTTTATTTGATTCCAGGAGAAGATTTTATGAAATATTTACCGCAAGACTTTGACTTAATGCCATACATTACTGTTGAAGAAAATATTGGTAAAAACATTTCATTTTTAGATGAAAACCGGCTAGATAAAATAAAAAAACTATTGGATGTTGTAGATATGTCGGAGTTTTTAAAAACGAAAGTTGTTAATTTAAGTCAAGGACAAAAACAACGTGTTGCTATTGCCAAAGTGATTGCGAAAGAGCCAGAAGTTTTGTTACTAGATGAACCGTTTAGTAACATTGATAATTTCAGAAAAAACAAATTAAGAAGGAATCTTTTCAACTATTTAAAATCAAAAAATATCACATTGCTAGTTGCAACTCATGATGCAACAGATGCTCTTTCTTTTGCAGATGAAATTTTGGTAATGAAAGATGGAAAAATAATTGAAAAAAACACCCCTGAAAAACTATATCAAAACCCTTCGAATGTTTATGTTGGTTCACTTTTTAATGAAATAAATGAGATTCCTTCAGAAGACTTAAAGTTTCAAAATCCTTCCAAAAAAACTGTTTTATTGTACCCAAATCAATTAAAAATTGTGGGTAAATCAGAAATTAAAGCAACAGTTATTCAATCTTATTTTAAAGGAAATTGTTATTTAATTGAAGCAAAATTAGTAGATACAATTATCTATTTTGAACATCATAATTCAATAGTTAAAGGTTTAGAGATTTATTTAAATATTGAAAAATAG
- the rimK gene encoding 30S ribosomal protein S6--L-glutamate ligase, with the protein MEKITIGSEEWCALSELKIHAIKVRVDSGAKTSSIHAINISTFKKNGEKWVRYEILPIQNNRRINIHCESKVCDTRTVKSSTGISEKRFVIKTPLTIGENTWEIEVTLANRDSMGYRMLLGREAMIDRMIIDPSQQTLIKSYSPSEINTIYKVNKKQESGLKIGLLASNPELYSNKRLIEAGEERGHQMHFLNVQHSYIKMDADTPEIHYRGGNIINGLDAIIPRIKPSVTFYGCALIRQFDSIGAYVLNNAEAITQSRDKLHSSQIFSKNGIQIPTTGFANSPLDTKEVISMVNGAPLIIKLLESTQGKGVVLAETNKAAESVINAFKSLKTNILVQEFIKEAGGRDLRCFVIDGKVVASIERVATKGEFRANIHQGGTANIVKITSEEKKLAIKAAKVLNLDVAGVDLIRSNKGPLLLEVNSSPGLEGIEQATGKDIASMMIAAIEKKILSKK; encoded by the coding sequence ATGGAAAAAATAACTATTGGGAGTGAAGAATGGTGTGCTTTATCAGAATTAAAAATTCATGCAATAAAAGTACGTGTAGATTCTGGTGCCAAAACATCATCAATTCACGCTATAAACATTAGTACATTTAAAAAAAATGGAGAAAAATGGGTAAGATACGAGATCTTGCCAATTCAAAATAATAGAAGGATAAATATTCATTGTGAATCAAAAGTTTGTGATACAAGAACTGTAAAAAGTTCGACAGGAATCAGTGAAAAAAGATTTGTAATAAAAACTCCATTGACAATTGGTGAAAATACTTGGGAAATTGAAGTTACCCTTGCCAATAGAGATTCTATGGGTTATAGAATGCTTTTAGGTCGTGAAGCAATGATTGATAGAATGATTATTGATCCTTCACAACAAACACTTATTAAAAGCTATTCTCCATCAGAAATAAATACTATTTATAAGGTTAATAAAAAACAGGAAAGTGGTTTAAAAATTGGTCTATTGGCAAGTAACCCTGAATTGTATAGTAATAAAAGACTAATAGAAGCAGGTGAAGAACGAGGGCATCAAATGCACTTTTTAAATGTACAACATAGTTACATTAAAATGGATGCCGATACACCTGAAATTCATTATCGAGGAGGAAATATTATCAATGGCTTAGATGCAATTATACCAAGAATAAAACCAAGTGTAACCTTTTATGGATGCGCATTAATTCGTCAATTTGACTCTATCGGAGCCTATGTTTTAAATAACGCTGAAGCGATTACACAATCAAGAGATAAATTACATTCATCACAGATATTTTCTAAAAATGGTATTCAAATTCCAACAACAGGATTTGCAAATTCTCCGTTAGATACCAAAGAAGTTATTTCAATGGTAAATGGTGCTCCATTAATTATTAAATTATTAGAAAGTACACAAGGAAAAGGAGTCGTTTTGGCAGAAACAAATAAAGCCGCAGAAAGTGTAATTAACGCTTTTAAAAGTTTAAAAACCAATATATTAGTTCAAGAATTTATTAAAGAAGCAGGGGGTAGAGATTTACGTTGTTTTGTTATTGATGGCAAAGTCGTTGCATCCATTGAAAGAGTTGCGACCAAAGGCGAATTTAGAGCAAATATACATCAAGGAGGAACGGCAAATATTGTAAAAATTACTTCTGAAGAAAAGAAATTGGCGATTAAAGCAGCAAAAGTATTAAATCTTGATGTTGCAGGAGTAGATTTAATACGTTCTAATAAAGGACCATTATTATTAGAAGTAAATTCTTCTCCAGGTCTTGAAGGAATAGAACAAGCAACAGGAAAAGATATTGCTAGTATGATGATTGCAGCAATTGAAAAGAAAATATTATCTAAAAAATAA
- the recA gene encoding recombinase RecA, whose protein sequence is MAADKEKEAKLKALQLTLDKLDKTYGKGSVMKLGDVAHQDVDAISSGSLGLDLALGVGGYPRGRVIEIYGPESSGKTTLTLHAIAETQKAGGIAAFIDAEHAFDRFYAESLGVDIDNLIISQPDYGEQALEIAENLIRSGAIDLVVVDSVAALTPKSEIEGEMGDSKMGLHARLMSQALRKMTGTISKTNCTVIFINQLREKIGVMFGNPETTTGGNALKFYASVRLDIRRRTQIKDGDKVLGNSTKVKVVKNKVAPPFQTAEFDIMYGEGISKVGEILDLGVEYGIVKKSGSWFSYGDTKLGQGRDAVKGLIKDNPDLADELEGKIKDAIGDK, encoded by the coding sequence ATGGCAGCAGACAAGGAAAAAGAGGCAAAATTAAAAGCGTTACAACTTACTTTAGATAAACTAGATAAGACTTACGGAAAAGGTTCAGTAATGAAATTAGGAGATGTTGCTCATCAAGATGTTGATGCAATTTCTTCAGGTTCTTTAGGATTGGATTTAGCATTAGGCGTTGGTGGTTACCCAAGAGGAAGAGTTATCGAAATTTATGGGCCAGAATCTTCAGGTAAAACAACCTTAACTCTTCATGCAATTGCAGAGACTCAAAAAGCCGGTGGTATTGCTGCTTTTATTGATGCTGAGCATGCATTTGATCGTTTTTATGCTGAAAGTTTAGGTGTTGATATTGATAATCTAATTATTTCTCAACCTGATTATGGTGAACAAGCATTAGAAATTGCTGAAAACTTAATTCGCTCAGGAGCAATTGATTTAGTTGTAGTTGATTCAGTTGCAGCATTGACTCCAAAAAGTGAAATTGAAGGAGAAATGGGAGATTCAAAAATGGGATTACATGCTCGTTTAATGTCTCAAGCACTTCGTAAAATGACTGGAACTATAAGTAAAACCAATTGTACAGTTATTTTTATTAACCAATTACGTGAAAAAATTGGTGTAATGTTCGGAAATCCTGAAACAACAACAGGAGGTAATGCATTGAAATTTTATGCTTCAGTACGTTTAGATATTCGTCGTAGAACTCAAATAAAAGACGGAGACAAAGTTCTTGGTAACAGTACAAAAGTAAAGGTTGTTAAGAATAAAGTTGCACCACCATTTCAAACAGCAGAATTTGATATTATGTATGGAGAAGGAATTTCTAAAGTAGGAGAAATTTTAGATTTAGGAGTTGAGTACGGAATTGTAAAGAAAAGTGGATCATGGTTTAGTTATGGAGATACAAAATTAGGTCAAGGGCGTGATGCTGTTAAAGGTTTAATAAAAGACAATCCAGATTTAGCAGATGAATTAGAAGGTAAAATAAAAGATGCAATAGGAGATAAATAA
- a CDS encoding T9SS type A sorting domain-containing protein codes for MIKKLLYLFIGLFAFSGVYAQVNLVHHADECRNGESYTFEFEFIRMFDGYEQYQVLTAPTECGQEIIDDLAVSDGTRVNRNYGITWVAASSEWVLHSSNPATLASGVTPANIVYRSSDTNGVSPPNSGWVSSGYCINTSSTLSFYETTIDNCPALGIDQELIKESKISIYPNPSSDYIEISNLSENVKCTISNITGQIVKNTKVSSSNNRINISDLAKGFYFVDLEGKKTIKLVKK; via the coding sequence ATGATAAAAAAACTACTTTATTTATTTATTGGGCTATTTGCTTTTTCTGGAGTATATGCTCAAGTGAACCTTGTTCATCATGCAGATGAGTGCCGTAATGGTGAAAGTTATACTTTCGAATTTGAATTTATTCGTATGTTTGATGGTTATGAACAATACCAAGTATTAACCGCTCCAACAGAATGTGGTCAAGAAATTATTGATGATCTTGCAGTTAGTGATGGTACTCGTGTAAATAGAAATTACGGAATTACATGGGTGGCTGCAAGTTCTGAATGGGTTTTACATTCTAGTAATCCAGCAACTTTGGCTTCAGGAGTAACTCCAGCAAATATAGTGTATAGAAGTTCCGATACTAATGGCGTTTCACCACCGAATTCTGGTTGGGTATCAAGTGGATATTGTATTAATACCTCATCAACTCTTAGTTTTTATGAGACAACTATTGACAATTGCCCTGCATTGGGAATAGATCAAGAATTAATTAAAGAATCAAAAATATCAATCTATCCTAATCCATCATCTGATTATATTGAAATAAGTAATTTAAGTGAAAATGTGAAATGTACTATTTCAAATATTACAGGTCAAATTGTTAAAAATACTAAAGTAAGTAGTTCAAATAATAGAATCAATATTTCTGATCTCGCTAAAGGGTTTTACTTTGTAGATTTAGAAGGTAAAAAAACAATTAAATTGGTTAAAAAATAA
- a CDS encoding T9SS type A sorting domain-containing protein → MDKKLLILFLFIFSIHCINAQDNVVHRANWCVAQENGGQELYSYEFGYDGLVNGKYSYKRIPANTAYGNSLEPPAQNNGTEDDSLGIAFDGTQWVFYQNSSITDILYTQNTHTTGVFPPDSGWVSDGVPCTNPDTTMVLLGNEVVLSTEKYALNNKEITIFPNPSSDYIEISNLSENVKCTISNITGQVVKNTTVSESSNRINISDLAKGFYILDLEGKKTIKLVKK, encoded by the coding sequence ATGGATAAAAAACTACTTATTTTATTTTTATTTATTTTCTCAATACACTGTATAAATGCACAAGATAATGTCGTTCATCGTGCTAATTGGTGTGTTGCTCAAGAAAACGGAGGGCAAGAATTATATTCATATGAATTTGGTTATGATGGTTTAGTAAATGGTAAATATTCATATAAACGAATTCCAGCAAATACAGCTTATGGGAATAGTTTAGAACCACCTGCTCAAAATAACGGAACAGAAGATGATTCCCTTGGAATTGCTTTTGACGGAACTCAATGGGTTTTTTATCAAAACAGTTCTATAACGGATATTTTATACACACAAAATACACATACAACAGGAGTTTTTCCACCAGATTCAGGATGGGTTTCAGATGGTGTTCCTTGTACAAATCCTGATACAACTATGGTTTTGCTTGGAAATGAAGTAGTTTTAAGTACTGAAAAATATGCCTTAAATAATAAAGAGATTACAATATTTCCAAATCCATCATCTGACTATATTGAAATAAGTAATTTAAGTGAAAATGTGAAATGTACTATTTCAAATATTACTGGTCAAGTTGTTAAAAACACTACTGTAAGTGAAAGTTCAAATAGAATCAATATTTCTGATCTTGCGAAAGGGTTTTACATTTTAGATTTAGAAGGTAAAAAAACAATTAAATTGGTTAAAAAATAA
- a CDS encoding Gfo/Idh/MocA family protein, with amino-acid sequence MKRRPFIKQLVKFSGGALLTSQLPLIYACAKPTQNKKLGIALVGLGSYAGGQLAPALLETEHCYLAGIVTGTKEKESVWSNKYDIPKSNIYNYENFDSIADNDAIDIVYVVLPNSMHAEYTIRAAKAGKHVICEKPMATSIEDCKKMIAAAKNAGKKLAIGYRLHYDPFNDQMMKLGQNRVYGKMNIESSFAFNMGNRNQWRAKKALAGGGPLMDLGIYCIQGCIYTFGELPTSVSARYTTINEKNWPEVEGSIDWELTFPSGKATCSTSYEKQYYGHLTANTEKGKLMLSPAFVYNGLRGTTPDGPMTVKPVNQQAKQMDAFALNIINNSKILVPGEMGLRDNYIIEKIYESANNDGKEILLSNLPQILDLRKI; translated from the coding sequence ATGAAAAGGCGTCCGTTTATTAAACAATTAGTTAAGTTCTCTGGAGGAGCCTTACTTACTTCTCAATTGCCTTTAATTTACGCGTGTGCAAAACCAACTCAAAATAAAAAACTAGGAATTGCATTGGTTGGTTTAGGAAGTTATGCAGGAGGACAATTGGCTCCTGCCTTATTAGAAACCGAACATTGCTATTTGGCAGGAATAGTAACTGGAACTAAAGAAAAAGAAAGTGTTTGGTCTAACAAGTATGATATTCCAAAAAGTAATATATACAACTATGAAAATTTTGATAGTATAGCAGATAACGATGCTATTGATATTGTGTATGTTGTATTACCAAACAGTATGCATGCTGAGTACACAATTAGAGCAGCAAAAGCAGGAAAACATGTTATTTGTGAAAAACCAATGGCAACTAGTATTGAAGATTGTAAAAAAATGATTGCTGCGGCTAAAAATGCTGGAAAAAAACTTGCAATAGGTTATCGATTACATTACGACCCATTTAATGATCAAATGATGAAATTGGGTCAAAATAGAGTTTATGGAAAAATGAATATTGAGTCTAGTTTTGCATTTAATATGGGAAATAGGAATCAATGGAGAGCAAAAAAAGCACTTGCAGGTGGTGGTCCTTTAATGGATTTAGGCATTTACTGTATCCAAGGTTGTATTTATACTTTTGGTGAATTACCTACTTCAGTTTCTGCTAGATATACAACTATAAACGAAAAAAATTGGCCCGAAGTTGAAGGTTCTATTGATTGGGAGTTAACGTTTCCTTCAGGAAAAGCAACTTGTAGTACGAGTTATGAAAAACAATATTACGGACATCTAACTGCAAATACTGAAAAAGGGAAATTGATGTTGTCTCCTGCCTTTGTCTACAACGGTTTAAGAGGTACTACACCTGATGGACCAATGACTGTAAAACCGGTTAACCAACAGGCAAAGCAAATGGATGCTTTTGCTTTAAATATAATCAACAATTCAAAAATATTAGTTCCTGGTGAAATGGGACTTCGAGATAATTATATTATTGAAAAAATATATGAATCTGCAAATAATGATGGAAAGGAAATTCTACTTAGTAACCTTCCTCAAATTTTAGATTTACGTAAGATTTAA